In the Stigmatella erecta genome, one interval contains:
- a CDS encoding response regulator, producing the protein MPEPRRVLLVEDHVDSREMLEEFLSEQGYTVETAVNGLEALERLRREPPPGVMLLDLMMPVMTGWELMERLEEEPGIHRIPVIVVSGAGATRPVPTGILASIPKPLDLQLLMETLAQVWPRSRRTASTGR; encoded by the coding sequence ATGCCGGAGCCCCGCCGCGTTCTTCTCGTCGAGGACCATGTCGACAGCCGTGAGATGCTCGAAGAGTTCCTCAGTGAGCAGGGCTACACGGTAGAGACCGCCGTCAACGGCCTGGAGGCGCTGGAGCGGCTGCGGCGCGAGCCCCCCCCGGGGGTGATGCTGCTGGATCTGATGATGCCGGTGATGACGGGCTGGGAGCTGATGGAGCGCCTGGAAGAGGAGCCCGGCATCCACCGCATCCCGGTCATCGTCGTCTCGGGCGCGGGGGCCACGCGGCCGGTGCCCACCGGCATCCTCGCCTCCATTCCCAAGCCCCTGGACCTGCAACTGCTGATGGAGACACTCGCCCAGGTGTGGCCCCGCTCCCGGCGGACCGCCTCCACCGGGCGCTGA
- a CDS encoding DUF4215 domain-containing protein yields MNRNVDGWARWASVLWGVLSLSALCLASCYKSETVTCSSGRVCPANMRCAPQSGTCIAGNCGDGIRQEGERCDDGNTYDGDGCSANCLSLEICGDNYLNKGEVVNADGGVIRFNEICDYGDSKSGDGCSADCLSTEVCGNKIVDVAVGEVCDDGNQDSRDGCRGDCKSTESCGNGVVDEGEQCDSRQREQCTANCRFTGKCGNGVLETGEECDDGNAVNGDTCSECQAARCGDGVVNPGEECDDMGDSAKCTMMCTFTRCGDNYLNRKAEGDKAEDCEPPGSLGCSSECKSLLAFCGNGDVEPWFPWLETCDDGNKNSCGQCSVTCREEQSAMASTGRIKIVGEVSEIQDGWKFYVGDGYGPAKTFEFDVNGAVEDGSVSVNVKDDEDAGDVADSIRYAFENSGLKIQVTEVKGSTVELMHQEKTTLGNQLISVQQEDGVGSHVQVNGMSGGRAGDCGKGMGCMQESDCLPLLTCQPGEAGSTCCDGSDCG; encoded by the coding sequence GTGAACCGGAACGTCGATGGGTGGGCGAGGTGGGCTTCCGTGCTGTGGGGCGTGCTCTCGCTGTCAGCCCTCTGCCTTGCCTCCTGCTACAAGTCGGAGACGGTCACATGCTCATCGGGCCGCGTTTGTCCGGCGAACATGAGATGCGCTCCGCAAAGCGGCACCTGCATCGCGGGCAATTGCGGTGACGGCATCAGGCAGGAAGGGGAGCGTTGTGATGACGGGAACACCTACGATGGAGACGGTTGCAGTGCGAACTGCCTGTCGCTGGAGATCTGTGGCGACAACTATTTGAACAAGGGAGAGGTGGTCAACGCGGACGGTGGCGTGATTCGCTTCAACGAGATTTGTGACTACGGGGATAGCAAGTCTGGAGACGGGTGCAGTGCGGATTGTCTCTCGACCGAGGTCTGTGGCAACAAGATCGTTGATGTGGCGGTGGGGGAGGTCTGTGATGACGGTAATCAAGACAGCAGAGACGGATGCCGCGGCGATTGCAAGTCCACGGAGTCGTGCGGAAACGGCGTGGTGGACGAGGGGGAACAGTGTGATTCAAGGCAAAGGGAGCAATGCACGGCTAACTGCCGGTTTACTGGCAAGTGTGGCAATGGCGTGCTCGAGACGGGCGAGGAGTGTGACGATGGGAATGCGGTGAATGGAGACACCTGCTCGGAATGCCAAGCGGCCCGGTGCGGTGATGGCGTAGTGAACCCAGGAGAAGAATGTGACGACATGGGTGACAGTGCGAAATGCACGATGATGTGCACGTTCACTCGGTGTGGTGACAATTATCTGAACAGGAAGGCGGAGGGGGACAAGGCCGAGGACTGTGAGCCTCCTGGGTCGCTAGGGTGTTCCTCGGAATGCAAGAGTCTCCTGGCTTTCTGCGGAAATGGCGACGTGGAGCCCTGGTTTCCCTGGCTTGAAACCTGTGATGATGGAAACAAGAATTCCTGTGGGCAGTGCAGTGTCACGTGCAGAGAAGAGCAATCCGCGATGGCGTCCACCGGAAGGATCAAGATCGTAGGAGAGGTCTCGGAGATACAAGATGGGTGGAAGTTCTATGTCGGGGACGGGTATGGGCCGGCGAAGACGTTTGAGTTCGATGTGAATGGTGCGGTGGAGGATGGCAGTGTCAGCGTGAATGTGAAGGATGATGAGGATGCCGGTGACGTCGCGGACAGCATTCGATATGCGTTCGAGAACTCAGGGCTGAAGATCCAGGTGACGGAGGTCAAGGGCTCCACCGTGGAACTCATGCACCAGGAGAAGACGACGCTGGGCAATCAGCTGATCTCCGTGCAGCAGGAAGATGGCGTGGGCAGCCACGTGCAGGTGAACGGGATGTCGGGTGGCAGGGCCGGGGACTGTGGGAAAGGGATGGGCTGCATGCAGGAGAGCGATTGTTTGCCCTTGCTCACGTGTCAACCGGGGGAAGCAGGTTCGACGTGTTGTGACGGCAGTGATTGTGGCTAG
- a CDS encoding response regulator transcription factor, whose product MTVHRLLVVEDDPSWQKSLGDVARAEGYDVTVVSDGEEALTTLSGDPRARPNLVVLDLLLPRMDGWELYGRMRVDHDLRTIPVLMLSAAAAQEPKLGGIVGMLQKTSSPEPVIRQFRERLRGFTAPAPGVAPAESPYTVRLAEDTSLLLQSLPPALRHAMRLHLFRAAELLRTGLPMMSTWLMALPGEPPSLLVTVEGVRAVMEINEAERTLTVTSLIIPTYLPRM is encoded by the coding sequence ATGACCGTGCACCGCTTACTCGTCGTCGAGGACGATCCCTCCTGGCAGAAGAGCCTGGGAGACGTGGCGCGCGCCGAGGGGTACGACGTCACCGTCGTGTCCGACGGAGAGGAGGCGCTGACCACCCTGAGCGGTGATCCGCGCGCCCGGCCGAACCTCGTGGTGCTGGATCTGCTGCTGCCCCGGATGGATGGGTGGGAGCTGTACGGGCGGATGCGGGTGGACCACGACCTGCGCACCATCCCCGTGCTGATGCTCTCGGCGGCGGCGGCCCAGGAGCCCAAGCTGGGGGGCATCGTGGGCATGCTGCAGAAGACGTCCTCGCCCGAGCCCGTCATCCGCCAGTTCCGGGAGCGGCTGCGCGGCTTCACGGCCCCTGCCCCAGGGGTGGCGCCAGCCGAGAGCCCCTACACGGTGCGGCTCGCGGAGGACACGTCGCTGCTGCTGCAGTCACTGCCTCCGGCGCTGCGCCACGCCATGCGCCTGCACCTGTTCCGCGCGGCGGAGCTGCTCCGGACGGGACTGCCGATGATGTCCACCTGGCTCATGGCGCTGCCCGGAGAGCCCCCGTCGCTGCTGGTGACGGTGGAGGGCGTGCGGGCCGTGATGGAGATCAACGAGGCGGAGCGCACGCTCACCGTCACCTCGCTGATCATCCCCACCTACCTGCCGCGCATGTAG
- a CDS encoding serine/threonine-protein kinase: MSSPPPEPHPPQVLLRAGHTSYEFVQWLGPARHGELILVRRRYGAAFGGYAVIKRPCPAGSEEARRRLVEEARVTSQLSHPNILAVHPLKGPGDAPHLVLEHVPKHRLAAVLAAAERSQQPLSEAFACYLVAEVADALHHAHTLTDEHGRALGLVHRDVTPHNILLSEHGAVKLLEFGVAWSRLSGRLGSEGSEWQGSLAYAAPELAQGISVEARADQFSLGIVLLQLLTGRHLFEGAEAFDARQRQALPPDATLRQCAQELRERIRHYSVADRDAATRAVPEALRATVHRALAPEPGDRFLSCAHLAGALREHLRLTGQHFGRQEALAELVTLHYVALRVEAGEDPGDAVEERLLPEPSRQAPRPLASQRAARLRGPPRRR, translated from the coding sequence ATGTCCTCCCCGCCCCCCGAGCCCCACCCGCCCCAGGTGCTGCTGCGGGCCGGGCACACCTCGTACGAGTTCGTCCAGTGGCTGGGGCCCGCCCGCCATGGCGAGCTCATCCTCGTGCGCCGCCGGTATGGCGCGGCCTTCGGGGGCTACGCGGTCATCAAGCGCCCCTGCCCCGCGGGCAGCGAGGAGGCCCGGCGCCGGCTGGTGGAGGAGGCGCGCGTCACCTCCCAGCTCAGCCACCCCAACATCCTGGCCGTCCACCCGCTCAAGGGCCCCGGGGATGCACCCCACCTGGTGCTGGAGCACGTCCCGAAGCACCGGCTGGCTGCGGTGCTGGCCGCCGCCGAGCGCAGCCAGCAGCCCCTGTCGGAGGCCTTCGCCTGCTACCTGGTGGCGGAGGTGGCCGACGCGCTTCACCACGCCCACACGCTCACCGACGAGCACGGGCGCGCGCTGGGCCTCGTCCACCGGGACGTGACGCCCCACAACATCCTCCTCAGCGAGCACGGGGCGGTGAAGCTGCTGGAGTTCGGCGTGGCCTGGTCCCGGCTGTCCGGGCGCCTGGGCAGCGAGGGCTCCGAGTGGCAGGGCAGCCTGGCCTATGCCGCGCCCGAGCTGGCGCAGGGTATCTCGGTGGAGGCGCGCGCGGACCAGTTCTCCCTGGGCATCGTCCTGCTCCAGCTGCTCACCGGCCGGCACCTCTTCGAGGGGGCCGAGGCCTTCGACGCGCGGCAGCGGCAGGCCCTCCCGCCGGACGCCACCCTGCGCCAGTGCGCCCAGGAGCTGCGCGAGCGCATCCGCCACTACTCGGTGGCGGACCGGGACGCGGCCACGCGCGCGGTGCCCGAGGCCCTGCGCGCCACCGTCCACCGGGCGCTCGCGCCCGAGCCCGGGGACCGCTTCCTGTCCTGCGCCCACCTGGCGGGGGCGCTGCGCGAGCACCTGCGCCTCACCGGGCAGCACTTCGGCCGCCAGGAGGCCCTGGCGGAGCTGGTGACGCTCCACTACGTCGCCCTGCGCGTGGAGGCCGGGGAGGACCCGGGCGACGCGGTCGAGGAGCGCCTGCTTCCCGAGCCCTCCCGGCAGGCGCCGCGCCCCCTGGCCAGCCAGCGGGCCGCCCGGCTCCGCGGCCCCCCGCGCCGGCGCTGA
- a CDS encoding PAS domain S-box protein: MSHRLADFLRTHRDAILEAWEADVRELPAARVLSQVALRDHLPLLLEAIADMMVQPAPPPAEDALGSVPDIHALERLGEGFDLRQVVTEYRLLRRCVLRLWAAQGREASPESAAVFHDAVDEAVTASVTRYMRARDRTFQALDSISAAAIGSPDVSSFLPQLLQVLQETVPVVDVVAVLVCEGELLRVESAVGVKVEKDLRVRVGEGLAGEVAASRQPVLVHDQATDARRLSPLLQAQGLRAAYGVPLLLDGALLGVALMGSRTSQEFSSEDLLLFRTMAARTTSMLARAQAHAREQQARAEAEQSLARLRASEERRKRWEEIFTHLGVGVVLTRVQDGVLEDVNPAFARMHGFTREELVGRPLQDTFAPESRGTLSRHMGVADSKTHHEYESMHLRKDGSRFPVLTHVTSFRDEGGQVVQRAGAFMDITQRRAAEAERQRLLSGIEAERARLAAVLEQLPVGVLLAEASTGRLMLSNRHMERLLGTAFTPEEDLRTSGASSGAHLDGRPYLPEEWPLARSLLRGEVVEGEEMDIQREEGTRASVLASSAPIRGREGTILAGVLTLVDVTPLRRAEAAARQAAEFGEKLIGIVSHDLRNPLNAIHLSATQLLHSEQLPPREQRAAARISKAGDRMKRMIEELLDFTRGRLGGGIPIHRKPADLRAVVRQGVEELEAAWPDRQVLLHVEPGRYEGEWDAGRFVQVVSNLGGNALQYSPPGSPVTFRLKDEGGAVLLEVHNPGPPIPLEALPHLFDPFRRAASEGGGLGLGLYIVEQVVKGHQGALSVTSTAPEGTTFRVSVPRMGPGTQGLEAAGAR, translated from the coding sequence GTGTCACATCGACTGGCAGATTTCCTTCGCACCCACCGCGACGCCATCCTCGAAGCGTGGGAGGCGGATGTGCGGGAGCTTCCCGCGGCACGCGTGCTGTCCCAGGTGGCGCTGCGGGATCACCTCCCCCTGTTGCTGGAGGCCATCGCGGACATGATGGTCCAGCCCGCGCCGCCCCCGGCCGAGGATGCGCTCGGCAGCGTGCCGGACATCCACGCCCTGGAGCGGCTGGGCGAGGGCTTCGACTTGCGGCAGGTGGTGACGGAGTACCGGCTGCTGCGCCGGTGCGTGCTGCGGTTGTGGGCCGCCCAGGGCAGGGAGGCCTCCCCGGAGTCCGCGGCCGTGTTTCACGACGCCGTCGACGAGGCGGTGACGGCCTCCGTCACGCGCTACATGCGCGCCCGGGACCGCACCTTCCAGGCCCTGGACAGCATCTCCGCCGCGGCCATTGGCAGCCCCGACGTCTCCAGCTTCCTGCCCCAGCTCCTCCAGGTGTTGCAGGAGACGGTGCCGGTGGTGGACGTGGTGGCCGTGCTGGTGTGCGAGGGGGAGCTGCTCCGGGTGGAGAGCGCGGTCGGGGTGAAGGTGGAGAAGGATCTGCGGGTGCGGGTGGGCGAGGGGCTGGCCGGAGAGGTCGCCGCCAGCCGGCAACCCGTGCTCGTGCATGACCAGGCCACGGATGCGCGGCGGCTCTCCCCGTTGCTCCAGGCCCAGGGCCTGCGGGCCGCCTACGGGGTGCCCCTGCTGCTCGACGGGGCGCTGCTGGGGGTGGCCCTCATGGGCAGCCGCACCAGCCAGGAGTTCTCCAGCGAGGATCTGCTGCTCTTCCGCACCATGGCGGCGCGCACCACCTCCATGCTGGCCCGGGCCCAGGCCCATGCGCGCGAGCAGCAGGCCCGCGCCGAGGCCGAGCAGTCCCTGGCCCGGCTCCGGGCGAGCGAGGAGCGGCGCAAGCGCTGGGAGGAGATCTTCACGCACCTGGGGGTGGGCGTGGTGCTCACCCGGGTTCAGGACGGCGTGCTGGAGGATGTGAACCCCGCCTTCGCGCGCATGCACGGCTTTACCCGCGAGGAGCTGGTAGGGCGGCCCTTGCAGGACACCTTCGCCCCCGAGTCGCGCGGCACGCTGAGCCGGCACATGGGCGTGGCGGACTCGAAGACCCATCACGAGTACGAGTCCATGCACCTGCGCAAGGACGGCAGCCGCTTTCCCGTGCTCACCCACGTGACGTCCTTCCGGGACGAGGGCGGCCAGGTGGTGCAGCGCGCCGGCGCCTTCATGGACATCACCCAGCGCCGCGCCGCGGAGGCCGAGCGCCAGCGGCTGCTGTCCGGCATCGAGGCCGAGCGGGCCCGGCTGGCCGCGGTGCTGGAGCAGCTGCCCGTGGGCGTCCTGCTCGCCGAGGCCTCCACGGGCCGGTTGATGCTGAGCAACCGGCACATGGAGCGGCTCCTGGGCACCGCCTTCACGCCCGAAGAGGATCTGCGCACCTCCGGCGCCTCCTCGGGCGCCCACCTGGATGGGCGGCCCTACCTTCCCGAGGAGTGGCCCCTGGCCCGCTCGCTGCTGAGGGGCGAGGTGGTGGAAGGGGAGGAGATGGACATCCAGCGCGAGGAGGGCACCCGCGCCAGCGTCCTGGCCTCCAGCGCGCCCATCCGGGGCCGGGAGGGCACCATCCTCGCGGGCGTCCTGACGCTCGTGGACGTGACGCCCCTGCGCCGCGCGGAGGCCGCCGCGCGCCAGGCCGCCGAGTTCGGCGAGAAGCTCATCGGCATCGTCAGCCACGATCTGCGCAACCCCCTCAACGCCATCCACCTGTCCGCCACGCAGCTCCTGCACAGCGAGCAGCTGCCGCCCCGGGAGCAGCGCGCCGCGGCCCGCATCTCCAAGGCCGGGGACCGGATGAAGCGGATGATCGAAGAGCTGCTGGACTTCACCCGGGGGCGCCTGGGCGGAGGCATTCCCATCCACCGCAAGCCTGCGGACCTGCGCGCCGTGGTGCGCCAGGGCGTGGAGGAGCTGGAGGCGGCCTGGCCGGACCGCCAGGTGCTCCTGCACGTGGAGCCTGGGCGCTACGAGGGCGAGTGGGACGCGGGGCGGTTCGTGCAGGTGGTGAGCAACCTGGGCGGCAACGCGCTCCAGTACAGCCCGCCCGGCTCCCCCGTCACCTTCCGCCTGAAGGACGAGGGCGGCGCGGTGCTGCTGGAGGTCCACAACCCGGGGCCGCCGATTCCCCTCGAGGCCCTGCCGCACCTGTTCGATCCGTTCCGCCGCGCGGCCTCCGAGGGCGGAGGCCTGGGGCTGGGGCTCTACATCGTCGAGCAGGTGGTGAAGGGGCACCAGGGCGCGCTGTCCGTCACCTCCACGGCGCCGGAGGGCACCACCTTCCGGGTGTCCGTGCCCCGGATGGGGCCTGGGACGCAGGGCCTGGAGGCCGCGGGGGCCCGGTAA
- a CDS encoding helix-turn-helix transcriptional regulator: protein MRPNLKGSPARASRKHRGPRRKGPLLPQSVRRMEKRLATTVGEASRLARMRAGLTQADVAERIGVATEVYGRMERGKMLPSISTLLRLCVVLRSGPDELMGLAPIHGAPERSPWASEVPAGLDDTPEMRRVLRTLRRMKRPQLKLMYLVATAILTRP from the coding sequence GTGCGACCCAACCTGAAAGGTTCTCCGGCCCGGGCCTCCCGGAAGCACCGGGGGCCTCGCCGCAAGGGCCCCTTGCTGCCCCAGTCCGTGCGGCGGATGGAGAAGCGCCTGGCGACCACGGTGGGCGAGGCCTCGCGCCTGGCGCGCATGCGCGCGGGGTTGACGCAGGCGGACGTGGCCGAGCGCATTGGCGTGGCCACCGAGGTGTATGGGCGGATGGAGCGCGGGAAGATGTTGCCCAGCATCTCGACGCTGCTGCGGCTGTGTGTGGTGCTGCGCAGCGGGCCGGACGAGCTGATGGGGCTGGCGCCCATCCACGGGGCCCCGGAGCGCTCGCCCTGGGCCAGCGAGGTGCCCGCCGGGCTCGACGACACGCCGGAGATGCGCCGGGTGCTGCGCACCCTGCGGCGGATGAAGCGGCCCCAGCTCAAGCTGATGTACCTGGTGGCCACCGCCATCCTCACGCGCCCCTGA